The following are encoded in a window of Acidobacteriota bacterium genomic DNA:
- a CDS encoding antibiotic biosynthesis monooxygenase has product MFVIVAQWYAKEGKEREVAALASQMIPHARSEAGCRYFTVNQHAEDPRRFVLYEQFVDRAAFEAHTQTPAFKELVVGRIVPLLETRVRDVFHAIEPAGAGEPRVH; this is encoded by the coding sequence ATGTTCGTGATCGTCGCGCAGTGGTATGCGAAGGAAGGCAAGGAGCGGGAGGTGGCCGCGTTGGCGAGCCAGATGATTCCGCACGCCCGGTCGGAGGCGGGTTGCCGGTACTTCACGGTCAACCAGCACGCGGAGGATCCGCGGCGGTTCGTGCTGTACGAGCAGTTCGTCGATCGCGCGGCGTTCGAGGCGCACACGCAGACGCCCGCGTTCAAGGAGCTGGTGGTCGGCCGCATCGTCCCGCTGCTCGAGACGCGCGTGCGCGACGTGTTCCACGCGATCGAGCCCGCCGGCGCCGGCGAGCCGCGCGTGCACTGA
- a CDS encoding SMP-30/gluconolactonase/LRE family protein: MSPRVTRKSNPRPTRRDAMRLIGTAAGAAAAAGPAVFAQNPGPPTVVTMPPRDFAPGAPPTLYFNDPDVLSADPAFDRLVQPNAPIQRLWTGGLWLEGPAWNSVGRFLVFSDIPNNRQHRWLEDDGHVSVFRAPANHSNGNTFDFEGRQLSCEHLMRRVVRYEHDGTITVIADAFEGKHLSSPNDVVAHPDGSCWFTDPPYGASLYEGQPDRSGGPTNPEGRLRTRVGQPAEAGGLRRELPNAIYRVDPSGRVDRVATEDLVPDPNGLAFSPDFKRLYVASTGKGPGDTHAGGKGDLHVFDVTADNRLANHRLFSDCMVDGVRCAPDGVRCDVDGNIWCSSNAGRAVGYNGVTIWSPAGRLLGRIRLPEVCGNICFGGPKRNRLFMVASQSLYAIYVNTQGAGPA; encoded by the coding sequence ATGAGCCCTCGCGTGACCCGCAAGTCCAATCCCCGGCCGACGCGCCGCGACGCCATGCGGCTGATCGGCACCGCGGCGGGCGCGGCCGCCGCGGCCGGCCCGGCCGTCTTCGCCCAGAACCCCGGACCGCCCACCGTCGTGACGATGCCGCCGAGGGATTTCGCTCCGGGCGCGCCGCCCACGCTCTACTTCAACGATCCCGACGTGCTCTCGGCGGATCCGGCGTTCGATCGGCTCGTCCAGCCCAACGCGCCGATCCAGCGGCTGTGGACCGGCGGGTTGTGGCTCGAAGGGCCCGCCTGGAACAGCGTCGGCCGCTTCCTCGTGTTCAGCGACATCCCGAACAACCGGCAGCACCGCTGGCTCGAAGACGACGGCCACGTGTCGGTGTTCCGCGCGCCGGCGAACCACAGCAACGGGAACACGTTCGACTTCGAGGGCCGGCAGCTCTCGTGCGAGCACCTCATGCGCCGCGTCGTGCGGTACGAGCACGACGGCACCATCACGGTGATCGCCGACGCCTTCGAGGGCAAACACCTCAGCTCGCCCAACGACGTCGTCGCGCATCCGGACGGGAGCTGCTGGTTCACCGATCCGCCGTACGGTGCGAGCCTCTACGAGGGCCAGCCGGATCGCAGCGGCGGTCCCACCAACCCTGAAGGGCGCCTGCGGACGCGTGTCGGACAACCTGCCGAGGCTGGTGGCCTGCGCCGCGAGCTGCCGAACGCGATCTACCGCGTCGATCCGTCGGGCCGCGTGGACCGCGTGGCGACCGAGGACCTCGTGCCGGATCCGAACGGGCTCGCGTTCTCTCCGGACTTCAAGCGGCTCTACGTGGCGAGCACGGGCAAGGGGCCCGGCGACACGCACGCCGGCGGCAAGGGCGACCTGCACGTGTTCGACGTCACCGCGGACAACCGGCTCGCGAATCACCGGCTCTTCTCCGACTGCATGGTCGACGGCGTGCGCTGCGCGCCCGACGGCGTGCGGTGCGACGTCGACGGCAACATCTGGTGCTCGAGCAACGCCGGCCGCGCCGTCGGCTACAACGGCGTCACGATCTGGTCACCGGCCGGCCGGCTCCTCGGCCGCATTCGCCTGCCCGAGGTCTGCGGGAACATCTGCTTCGGCGGTCCCAAGCGCAATCGCCTGTTCATGGTGGCGAGCCAGTCGCTCTACGCGATCTACGTCAACACGCAAGGCGCCGGGCCGGCATGA
- a CDS encoding mismatch-specific DNA-glycosylase yields MPSFPPLRDAVRPPVRVLFVGINPGIRSALTGHHFAGYSNRFWKLLFDSGLVPEPIGYADDRRLPEWALGITNLIARATPGIDALRPDEYVEGVRKLRRKVRRWRPEVVAFVGVTVYRAVRGGSRITPVALGLQADTFESARVFVVPNPSGRNANFSYDEMLAAFRALARDVSRKPRPIPTIRRR; encoded by the coding sequence GTGCCTTCCTTCCCCCCGCTCCGCGACGCGGTTCGCCCTCCGGTCCGCGTGCTCTTCGTCGGCATCAATCCCGGGATTCGATCGGCGCTGACCGGGCATCACTTCGCGGGGTACTCGAACCGGTTCTGGAAGCTCCTGTTCGACTCGGGTCTCGTGCCCGAGCCGATCGGATATGCCGACGATCGCCGGCTGCCCGAGTGGGCCCTTGGCATCACGAACCTCATCGCGCGCGCGACGCCCGGCATCGACGCGCTGCGTCCGGACGAGTACGTCGAGGGCGTGCGGAAGCTGCGGCGGAAAGTACGGCGCTGGCGGCCCGAAGTCGTGGCGTTCGTCGGCGTCACCGTCTATCGCGCCGTGCGCGGCGGGTCCCGGATCACGCCGGTCGCGCTCGGCTTGCAAGCCGACACGTTCGAATCCGCGCGCGTCTTCGTGGTGCCCAACCCCAGCGGCCGGAACGCGAACTTCTCGTACGACGAGATGCTCGCCGCCTTTCGCGCGCTGGCGCGCGACGTCAGCCGTAAGCCTCGGCCTATCCCGACCATCCGCCGTCGATGA
- a CDS encoding SDR family oxidoreductase has protein sequence MSGRLAGKTAFITAAGQGIGRAIAEAFAREGAAVVATDVNGAALDDLAARTRRATLALDVTDKAAIADAAERFTGVTVLVNCAGYVHAGSILECDEEAFDRSVDVNVRSMYRVIRAFLPGMLARGGGSIVNIASIAGVTRGVPNRFVYCTTKAAVAGLTRAIAADYVTTGIRCNAICPGTVDSPSLRERIAAQAVASDESAEAVLAAFKARQPMGRLGRPEEIAALAVYLASDESAFTTGTLQVIDGGWSG, from the coding sequence ATGAGCGGGCGTCTCGCCGGCAAGACGGCGTTCATCACGGCGGCTGGACAGGGCATCGGGCGGGCGATTGCGGAAGCGTTCGCGCGCGAGGGCGCCGCGGTCGTCGCGACGGACGTCAACGGCGCGGCCCTGGATGATCTGGCCGCGCGGACGCGCCGTGCGACGCTCGCGCTCGACGTGACCGACAAGGCGGCGATCGCCGACGCGGCCGAGCGGTTCACCGGCGTGACGGTGCTCGTCAACTGCGCCGGGTACGTGCATGCCGGATCGATCCTCGAGTGCGACGAGGAGGCGTTCGATCGCTCTGTCGACGTGAACGTCCGGTCGATGTACCGGGTGATCCGCGCGTTCCTGCCGGGCATGCTCGCGCGCGGCGGCGGATCGATCGTCAACATCGCGTCGATCGCCGGCGTCACCCGCGGCGTCCCGAACCGGTTCGTGTACTGCACGACGAAGGCCGCGGTGGCCGGGCTCACCCGCGCGATCGCGGCCGACTACGTCACGACCGGCATCCGCTGCAATGCGATCTGCCCCGGCACGGTCGACTCGCCGTCGCTCCGCGAGCGGATCGCCGCGCAGGCCGTGGCGAGCGACGAGAGCGCGGAGGCCGTGCTCGCCGCCTTCAAGGCTCGGCAGCCGATGGGACGCCTCGGCCGCCCCGAGGAGATCGCCGCGCTCGCCGTGTACCTCGCCTCCGACGAGTCCGCGTTCACCACCGGCACGCTCCAGGTCATCGACGGCGGATGGTCGGGATAG